Proteins encoded within one genomic window of Neodiprion fabricii isolate iyNeoFabr1 chromosome 6, iyNeoFabr1.1, whole genome shotgun sequence:
- the LOC124185534 gene encoding uncharacterized protein LOC124185534, with the protein MGHQSCCVVDCKNTSRNSNCKFYKFPVANWKLNQRKKWIAAVKRQNIDGSLWSPKPMDVICSEHFISGEKSDIESSPNFAPTIFPSAYRRRKVNESAVLNRHKRFMERRIMKKSLSSTAEIHPVMNFVEPPEIAEGDQNNTFMNQTVEQACEANIYFTSNVSSKTFICNRYITNNKCDAETQTEILEASTSKIITNNKKYVNKECGTPHRTFADHETQVTNMFEGFSSVKKNEQLIDLAGVTFNNFNFLLDRTKPPKKSTIGYKDRLFIFLMKLKTGLTFSALGVLFNVHRTTISRIFFDILEQLASTTANLVFWPDIDVVQATMPECFHHDYSDTRVLIGITPGGFISLKSKVAGGRKSDSQMTIESGLLDLLEDGDVVLADKGFPEIKTFIDASGKKLKMVMPPFLEKKSEFTTQQTQETYSIAKHNYQYLMYQCFHHSLCLVL; encoded by the exons atgggTCATCAAAGTTGTTGTGTAGTCGATTGCAAAAATACAAGTCGAAATagcaattgtaaattttataagtTTCCGGTTGCCAATTGGAAATTAAATCAGCGAAAAAAATGGATCGCTGCTGTTAAAAGGCAAAA taTTGATGGATCGTTATGGTCTCCAAAACCTATGGATGTTATATGCAGTGAACACTTCATTAGCGGTGAAAAATCAGATATTGAATCAAGTCCCAACTTCGCTCCAACTATTTTTCCATCAGCTTATAGACGACGTAAAGTCAACGAATCTGCCGTTTTGAATAG ACACAAACGCTTCATGGAGagaagaataatgaaaaagtcaTTATCGTCAACGGCTGAGATACATCCGGTGATGAATTTTGTAGAACCGCCTGAAATAGCTGAAGGTGATCAAAATAATACATTCATGAATCAAACGGTGGAGCAGGCATGTGAAgcgaatatatattttacctCCAATGTTTCATCAAAAACATTCATTTGTAATCGGTATATCACTAATAACAAATGTGATGCTGAGACACAAACAGAGATTCTGGAAGCGTCGACgtcaaaaataattacaaataataaaaaatatgttaacAAGGAGTGCGGTACACCACATAGAACGTTTGCTGATCATGAAACTCAAGTAACCAATATGTTTGAAGGATTTTCATCAGTTAAAAAAAACGAGCAACTCATAGATCTTGCTGGTGTAacatttaataattttaattttttattagacAGAACAAAACCTCCTAAAAAATCGACGATTGGTTACAAAGATAGActgttcatatttttaatgaaattaaaaacaggACTCACTTTTTCGGCTCTTGGCGTATTATTTAACGTGCATAGAACAAcgatttcaagaatttttttcgacattttggaGCAATTAGCTAGTACGACAGCTAATTTAGTATTTTGGCCGGATATTGATGTTGTTCAAGCAACGATGCCTGAGTGTTTTCATCATGATTACAGTGATACTCGA GTTCTCATAGGTATCACTCCAGGAGGATTTATTTCCTTGAAATCAAAAGTAGCTGGTGGTCGTAAATCTGACTCTCAAATGACAATTGAATCAGGTTTATTAGATCTTCTAGAAGATGGTGACGTCGTTTTGGCTGACAAAGGTTTTCCagaaattaaaacatttaTCGATgcaagtggaaaaaaattaaaaatggttaTGCCACcttttttagagaaaaaatctgaatttaCAACACAACAAACTCAAGAAACGTACAGCATAGCAAAA caCAACTATCAGTATTTGATGTATCAATGTTTTCATCATTCTCTGTGCTTGGTTCTTTAG